Proteins from a genomic interval of Chryseobacterium indologenes:
- a CDS encoding undecaprenyl-diphosphate phosphatase translates to MDLIKAIIIAIVEGLTEYLPISSTAHMGFTANLMGLEETEFLKMFQVSIQFGAILSVVVAYWKKFFDLNNIKFYYKLAFAVVPALVLGYLFDDKIEAVLGNQIAISSVLVLGGVVLLFADKWFKNPKIDDEKGITIRNAVTIGFWQCLAMMPGTSRSAASIIGGMAQGLTRKAAAEFSFFLAVPTMLAVTVYSVFVKTWGKETPNPQKGYEMIMASQDHIMIFVIGNIVAFIVALIAIKAFIGVLNKYGFKPWGWYRIFVGVALLIYFYFFK, encoded by the coding sequence ATGGATTTAATCAAAGCAATTATCATTGCCATTGTAGAAGGGCTTACAGAATATCTTCCTATTTCTTCTACTGCACATATGGGATTCACAGCGAATCTTATGGGTCTGGAAGAAACAGAATTTTTAAAAATGTTTCAGGTTTCCATTCAGTTTGGAGCCATCCTTTCTGTAGTGGTAGCCTACTGGAAGAAGTTTTTTGATCTGAATAATATTAAGTTTTACTACAAACTGGCTTTTGCGGTAGTTCCCGCGTTGGTTTTGGGATATTTATTTGATGATAAAATTGAGGCTGTTCTGGGCAATCAGATTGCTATCTCTTCGGTGTTGGTACTGGGAGGGGTGGTGTTGCTTTTTGCAGATAAATGGTTTAAAAATCCTAAAATTGATGACGAAAAAGGAATTACTATCAGAAATGCTGTGACCATCGGATTTTGGCAATGTCTGGCCATGATGCCGGGAACAAGCCGTAGTGCAGCCTCGATCATCGGTGGGATGGCACAGGGACTTACCAGGAAAGCGGCGGCTGAATTTTCATTCTTCCTCGCAGTTCCTACGATGCTGGCGGTAACGGTATATTCTGTTTTTGTTAAAACATGGGGCAAAGAAACTCCAAATCCGCAGAAAGGTTACGAAATGATTATGGCTTCACAAGATCACATCATGATTTTTGTAATAGGAAATATAGTCGCATTTATTGTCGCTTTGATTGCTATCAAGGCCTTTATTGGAGTCCTTAACAAGTATGGTTTTAAACCCTGGGGATGGTACCGTATCTTTGTGGGGGTAGCTTTGTTGATCTATTTTTATTTTTTTAAATAA
- a CDS encoding helix-hairpin-helix domain-containing protein, producing the protein MRKSYYQKLAFMIMLLTVLLVYQQYTSREKEPFPEVNFIMNSSASTAFTKFDPNALHRTQWQALGFSEKQASTILKYKDIVGGAFTSKEQLKKCYAISDEKFREIESFILLPETGKESSAKQFKNFEKSAIAVAHTFNPDQYSGSDWIKMGFSEKQAEAILKYKNYLGGSFISKEKFKECFIISADNYKKLEPYLMLPVKTPENFKNISRNYPGKSKIAYHSFDPNSLNLEGWKALGFSEKQATTIVNYRDRNLHGSFKNAEDLQKCFVISPEKFEELRPYIKLTPIPEKRENNQQQKTDFSKTDLNSITFRQLIEFGLDEKSAGSMIGFRKKLGGFVNKQQILDTYNIDKETVQKLLSIAPLDASAVAKYTLADAPEDWLKNHPYFKYSAEKIIFYRISNFDDKKIWKFLKLKPEYEERMRLYLK; encoded by the coding sequence ATGAGAAAAAGCTATTACCAAAAATTAGCATTTATGATAATGCTGCTGACAGTTTTATTGGTCTATCAGCAATATACGAGCAGGGAAAAGGAACCTTTCCCTGAGGTTAACTTCATCATGAATTCTTCAGCTTCCACTGCATTCACAAAATTTGATCCCAATGCTTTACATCGTACACAATGGCAGGCCCTTGGGTTTTCTGAAAAACAGGCATCCACAATTCTTAAATACAAGGATATTGTGGGCGGAGCATTTACTTCAAAAGAACAATTGAAAAAATGTTATGCTATTTCAGACGAAAAATTCCGAGAAATAGAATCATTCATCTTGCTTCCGGAAACCGGTAAGGAATCTTCGGCAAAACAATTTAAAAATTTTGAAAAAAGCGCCATTGCTGTTGCCCATACATTTAATCCTGATCAGTATTCCGGAAGTGACTGGATAAAAATGGGCTTTAGCGAGAAGCAGGCAGAGGCAATTTTAAAGTATAAAAATTATCTTGGAGGAAGCTTTATCAGTAAAGAAAAGTTTAAAGAGTGTTTTATCATCTCTGCGGACAATTATAAAAAGCTGGAACCTTATTTAATGCTACCGGTGAAAACTCCCGAGAACTTCAAAAATATTTCAAGAAATTATCCGGGAAAAAGTAAAATAGCCTACCATTCATTTGATCCCAACAGTTTAAATCTGGAAGGATGGAAAGCCCTTGGTTTTTCGGAAAAACAAGCTACAACTATTGTAAATTATCGGGACAGAAACCTGCATGGCAGCTTTAAAAACGCAGAAGATTTACAAAAATGCTTTGTAATATCACCTGAGAAATTTGAAGAATTAAGGCCCTACATTAAGCTCACTCCTATTCCTGAGAAAAGAGAAAATAATCAGCAACAGAAAACAGATTTTTCAAAAACTGATCTTAATTCAATTACTTTTAGACAGCTGATAGAATTTGGTCTGGATGAGAAAAGTGCCGGATCCATGATAGGATTCAGGAAGAAATTGGGTGGTTTCGTCAATAAGCAACAGATTCTGGACACTTATAATATAGACAAAGAAACCGTTCAGAAATTGCTCAGTATTGCTCCGCTGGATGCTTCGGCTGTTGCTAAATATACTTTAGCGGACGCTCCAGAAGACTGGCTTAAAAATCACCCGTATTTTAAATATTCTGCCGAAAAAATCATATTCTACAGGATCAGTAATTTCGATGATAAAAAAATATGGAAGTTCCTGAAACTAAAGCCTGAATATGAGGAAAGAATGAGATTATACCTAAAATAA
- a CDS encoding SMP-30/gluconolactonase/LRE family protein — protein sequence MKNICTIVGIGLVFALVNCQSVNSSKMFYEGVQPERVSDQFSFTEGPSADKIGNVYFTDQPNDKIYYWDWKTNKIIKFLDKTGRANGTHFDKDDFLITCSDDQGEMWKISKDKKVEVLFKGFEGKRFNGPNDVWNDTSGGMYFTDPLYERDYWVNFKQELSHKSLYYRDNKGKIVKLETFTQPNGIIGSEKLKKLYISDIDAGKTYVYDILGNGKLSPKRLFCEMGSDGMTLDKHGNLYLTGDGVHIFNRDGKKIYHISIPEKWTSNVTFGGENNDILFITASKSVYTFPMRVRGIK from the coding sequence ATGAAGAATATCTGTACAATAGTTGGGATTGGTTTGGTTTTCGCATTGGTAAACTGCCAATCAGTAAATAGTAGTAAAATGTTTTATGAAGGTGTACAGCCGGAAAGGGTATCGGACCAGTTTAGTTTTACCGAAGGACCATCGGCAGATAAAATAGGAAATGTATATTTTACCGACCAGCCCAATGATAAAATTTATTATTGGGATTGGAAAACGAATAAGATCATAAAATTCCTGGACAAAACGGGAAGAGCAAACGGAACTCATTTTGATAAAGATGATTTTCTGATCACCTGTTCGGATGATCAGGGAGAAATGTGGAAAATTTCAAAAGATAAAAAAGTAGAGGTTTTGTTCAAAGGTTTTGAAGGCAAACGATTTAATGGCCCCAATGACGTCTGGAATGACACTTCAGGAGGTATGTATTTTACCGATCCGCTATACGAAAGAGACTACTGGGTTAATTTTAAACAGGAACTATCCCATAAAAGTCTTTATTACAGGGATAACAAGGGCAAAATCGTCAAACTGGAAACATTTACGCAGCCCAACGGAATTATTGGTAGTGAAAAATTAAAAAAGCTATATATTTCAGACATTGATGCCGGAAAAACTTATGTTTACGATATACTCGGAAATGGAAAACTTTCTCCCAAAAGGTTATTCTGTGAAATGGGTTCTGACGGAATGACGCTCGATAAGCACGGAAACCTTTATTTGACAGGAGACGGAGTACATATTTTTAACCGAGATGGCAAGAAAATATACCATATTTCTATCCCTGAAAAATGGACGTCGAACGTGACTTTCGGTGGGGAAAACAATGATATCTTGTTCATTACAGCTTCAAAATCGGTGTATACTTTTCCGATGAGAGTGAGAGGAATAAAATAA
- a CDS encoding DEAD/DEAH box helicase, translated as MELQSIYQKLQIQDMNQMQKSTYKASENNTDIVLLSPTGSGKTLAFLFPVLRNLKKNVQGVQALILVPARELALQIEQVFKAMGTDFKVSVCYGGHDKKIEVNNLIEAPAVLIGTPGRVTYHLRHNNFDPKTIKTLVLDEFDKALELGFHDDMEFICNSLKGLSQRILTSATAMDQIPAFTGLQDEKVISFLKENEVKPDIQLRKVMTIPEEKLDTLFNLVCKIGNKRTLIFCNHRDAVDRISELLHQMGIDRETFHGGMEQDERERALLKFRNDSARILITTDLAARGLDVPEVESIVHYQLPPKEDAFIHRNGRTARMNAKGFVYLIMTEEENFPFIKNDTQEESVAGFTKVPEKTPFQTIYISVGKKDKVNKVDIVGYLIKKGDLQKEDIGLIEVKDTTSYVAVSRSKVNAVLKKLQNEKLKGKKIKMEVAY; from the coding sequence ATGGAACTACAATCAATCTATCAAAAGCTGCAGATTCAGGATATGAATCAGATGCAGAAGTCAACTTATAAAGCCTCTGAAAACAATACGGACATTGTACTGCTCTCTCCTACCGGATCAGGAAAAACACTTGCTTTTTTATTTCCGGTTCTGAGAAACCTGAAGAAAAATGTGCAGGGAGTTCAGGCTCTGATACTCGTTCCGGCCAGAGAACTGGCTTTACAGATTGAGCAGGTTTTTAAAGCTATGGGAACAGACTTTAAAGTTTCTGTTTGCTATGGCGGGCATGATAAAAAGATTGAAGTCAACAATTTAATTGAAGCTCCTGCTGTTTTAATCGGAACTCCGGGAAGGGTAACTTACCACCTGAGACACAACAATTTTGACCCAAAGACGATTAAAACATTGGTTTTGGATGAATTCGACAAAGCTTTGGAACTGGGATTTCATGATGATATGGAATTTATCTGCAATTCTTTGAAAGGACTTTCTCAAAGGATTTTAACGTCTGCAACAGCAATGGATCAAATCCCAGCATTTACAGGCTTACAAGATGAAAAAGTAATCAGCTTCCTTAAAGAAAATGAAGTAAAACCCGATATTCAGTTAAGAAAAGTGATGACTATTCCTGAGGAAAAGCTGGACACACTCTTCAATCTGGTTTGTAAAATCGGGAACAAAAGAACTTTGATCTTTTGTAATCACCGTGATGCCGTTGATCGTATTTCTGAGCTTCTTCATCAGATGGGGATCGACAGAGAAACCTTTCATGGTGGTATGGAACAGGATGAAAGGGAGCGTGCCTTACTGAAGTTCAGAAATGATTCTGCGAGAATTCTTATCACTACCGACCTGGCCGCCCGTGGTCTTGATGTTCCCGAAGTAGAATCTATCGTTCACTACCAGCTTCCGCCAAAAGAAGATGCCTTCATCCACAGAAACGGACGTACGGCAAGAATGAATGCCAAAGGATTTGTGTATCTGATTATGACTGAAGAAGAAAATTTCCCATTCATTAAAAATGATACTCAGGAAGAAAGTGTAGCCGGTTTTACTAAAGTTCCTGAAAAAACACCTTTCCAGACTATTTATATCAGTGTCGGCAAAAAAGATAAAGTTAATAAAGTTGATATTGTAGGATATCTGATCAAAAAAGGAGACCTTCAGAAAGAAGACATCGGATTGATTGAAGTAAAAGACACGACCTCTTATGTAGCCGTTTCCAGAAGTAAAGTCAATGCTGTGTTAAAAAAGCTCCAGAATGAAAAACTGAAAGGGAAAAAGATAAAGATGGAGGTTGCTTATTAA
- a CDS encoding DUF3098 domain-containing protein, which produces MSKKTNNFSASNFGNEAEAPQENTFYFGKENFKWMLIGLAFIVVGFLLMMGPDANTVDGKFDPNSWNDDIFSIRRIRIAPLFVVIGFVIEVYAILKRK; this is translated from the coding sequence ATGAGCAAAAAAACAAATAATTTTTCCGCTTCAAATTTTGGAAATGAAGCAGAAGCACCCCAGGAAAATACCTTCTATTTCGGAAAGGAAAACTTCAAATGGATGCTGATCGGACTGGCATTTATCGTTGTAGGATTCCTCCTGATGATGGGACCTGATGCCAATACGGTAGACGGTAAATTTGATCCGAACTCATGGAATGACGATATCTTCTCAATCAGAAGAATCAGGATAGCACCTTTATTCGTTGTCATTGGATTTGTGATAGAAGTTTACGCGATCTTAAAAAGGAAATAA
- the rsmA gene encoding 16S rRNA (adenine(1518)-N(6)/adenine(1519)-N(6))-dimethyltransferase RsmA: MSVKAKKHLGQHFLTDENIARKIVEGLSFENYNNIMEVGPGMGVLTKYLLEKDQNIYLAEIDTESIEYLKKNYSKVTENTFVGDFLKQDFNFIGKEQIAIIGNFPYNISSQILFKIVDHYELIPEMVGMFQKEVAERTAAVPRTKDYGILSVLIQAYYDVSYMFTVHENVFNPPPKVKSGVIRLTRNPKEGLAGNEVLFKQIVKAGFNQRRKKLSNALKILNIPEALKGHEFLDKRAEELSVSDFIHFANLWKENP, encoded by the coding sequence TTGAGTGTAAAAGCAAAAAAACATCTCGGCCAGCACTTTCTGACAGATGAAAACATCGCAAGAAAAATTGTAGAAGGTCTTAGTTTTGAGAACTATAATAACATTATGGAAGTTGGTCCCGGAATGGGAGTTCTTACCAAATATCTGCTGGAAAAAGATCAGAACATTTACCTGGCTGAAATCGATACAGAGTCCATCGAATATCTGAAAAAAAATTATTCAAAGGTTACGGAAAATACTTTTGTAGGAGATTTTCTGAAGCAGGACTTTAATTTTATCGGAAAGGAGCAGATTGCCATTATCGGTAATTTCCCCTATAATATTTCTTCCCAGATCTTATTCAAGATCGTTGACCATTATGAACTCATCCCGGAAATGGTTGGTATGTTCCAGAAGGAAGTTGCTGAAAGAACTGCTGCAGTACCAAGAACTAAAGACTATGGTATTCTTTCCGTACTGATACAGGCCTATTATGACGTTTCTTATATGTTTACGGTACATGAAAACGTCTTCAATCCTCCTCCTAAAGTAAAATCGGGAGTGATCAGACTGACCAGAAATCCAAAAGAAGGTCTTGCAGGTAATGAGGTTCTCTTTAAGCAGATTGTAAAGGCAGGTTTCAACCAGAGAAGAAAAAAACTTTCTAATGCCCTAAAAATTTTAAATATTCCTGAAGCATTAAAGGGACACGAGTTTTTAGATAAAAGAGCGGAAGAACTTAGCGTATCAGACTTTATCCATTTCGCCAACCTCTGGAAAGAAAATCCATAA
- a CDS encoding MerR family transcriptional regulator, whose product MKINLPDKLYYSIGEVAKAFDVNTSLIRYWEQEFPIIKPKKNRKGNRYFTPEDIKNLQMIYHLVKEKGYTLDGARVALTTNSRISETITIIDRLEFVKAELLKLKESLGDRDSEE is encoded by the coding sequence ATGAAAATAAATTTACCTGATAAACTGTATTATTCTATAGGGGAAGTGGCTAAGGCTTTTGACGTAAACACTTCATTAATACGTTATTGGGAACAGGAATTCCCTATCATTAAACCTAAAAAAAACAGGAAAGGAAACCGATATTTCACTCCTGAAGACATCAAAAACCTTCAGATGATCTACCATCTGGTAAAGGAGAAAGGATATACACTGGATGGCGCGCGGGTAGCTTTAACGACCAACAGCAGGATTTCAGAAACGATTACCATTATTGACCGACTTGAATTTGTAAAAGCAGAGCTTCTTAAATTAAAAGAATCTTTAGGCGACAGGGATTCTGAAGAATAA
- a CDS encoding helix-turn-helix domain-containing protein: MKSISVLHIDLFQTGRSTSDFYFNTMKNHLVVGHKHIEKPHRHDFYAAVLFTRGKGTHEIDFQKYEVSEGSLFFLSPGQVHSWELSEDIDGYIFFCSQEFYEIHYVNQKLRNFPFFGSVTFPRKLQLHTVELEETVRLFEKLGNEYQSKHIMKEGLILSLMSQLFIYAARLFSRDTDFLESSAGPSYFKHYQDFETLIEEHFTEEKSIAYYASLLEISSKHLNRIVKTVVQKTATDVITERVVLEAKRMLMYLDESLVEIAFRLGYEEYSYFVRVFRKSSGMTPTQFMRKYKA, translated from the coding sequence ATGAAATCTATCTCTGTTCTTCATATTGACCTATTCCAGACGGGCAGAAGCACCTCTGATTTCTATTTTAATACCATGAAAAATCATTTGGTTGTAGGTCACAAGCATATAGAGAAACCCCACAGGCATGATTTTTATGCCGCTGTACTTTTTACCCGAGGAAAAGGCACTCATGAAATCGACTTCCAGAAATATGAGGTCTCGGAAGGAAGTCTTTTCTTTTTGTCACCCGGACAGGTTCACAGTTGGGAACTTTCAGAAGATATCGATGGTTATATATTCTTTTGCTCACAGGAATTTTACGAGATACATTATGTCAATCAGAAGCTGAGGAATTTTCCATTTTTCGGATCTGTTACTTTTCCCAGAAAACTTCAGCTGCATACTGTGGAATTAGAGGAAACCGTTAGATTGTTTGAAAAATTAGGCAACGAATATCAATCTAAACATATCATGAAAGAAGGTCTGATCCTTTCATTGATGTCTCAGCTGTTTATCTATGCTGCCAGATTGTTTTCAAGAGATACTGATTTTCTGGAATCTTCAGCCGGTCCTTCCTATTTTAAACATTATCAGGATTTTGAAACCCTTATTGAAGAACATTTTACAGAGGAAAAATCGATTGCGTACTATGCTTCATTACTCGAAATATCCTCAAAGCACCTTAACAGGATCGTAAAGACCGTGGTTCAGAAAACCGCCACCGATGTTATTACAGAAAGAGTAGTCCTGGAAGCTAAAAGAATGCTGATGTATCTTGATGAAAGCCTTGTAGAAATTGCTTTCAGACTTGGCTACGAAGAATATTCCTACTTTGTAAGAGTCTTCCGGAAAAGTTCCGGAATGACCCCTACGCAGTTTATGAGGAAATATAAGGCTTAA
- the rluF gene encoding 23S rRNA pseudouridine(2604) synthase RluF: protein MEKTRINKYLSEVGYCSRRAADKLLEEGRIKINGKIPELGTKVSDEDLVEVDGKPIREQQEKPVYIAFNKPVGIVCTTDTKREKNNIVDYINHPQRIFPIGRLDKPSEGLILLTSDGDIVNKILRARNNHEKEYLVRVDKPLTPRFLEKMRNGVPILDTVTRKCEVEKIDEMNFRIILTQGLNRQIRRMCEYLGYEVKKLKRIRIMNIKLDLPIGKWRDLTEEELNTLNSLLTDSSKTFD from the coding sequence ATGGAAAAGACACGTATCAATAAATATTTATCAGAAGTTGGCTACTGTTCAAGAAGAGCAGCAGATAAACTTTTGGAAGAAGGAAGGATCAAAATAAACGGAAAAATTCCTGAGCTGGGAACAAAAGTATCCGATGAGGATCTTGTAGAAGTAGACGGAAAACCAATCAGAGAACAGCAGGAAAAACCTGTATATATCGCTTTTAATAAACCTGTAGGGATTGTTTGTACTACGGATACAAAACGTGAAAAAAATAATATTGTAGATTATATTAATCATCCTCAAAGAATTTTTCCGATCGGAAGGCTCGATAAACCCAGTGAAGGCTTGATTCTTTTAACAAGTGACGGTGATATCGTTAATAAAATTCTGCGTGCCCGGAATAATCATGAGAAAGAATATCTTGTAAGGGTAGACAAACCTCTTACACCAAGATTTTTGGAAAAGATGAGAAACGGGGTTCCTATTTTGGATACGGTAACCAGGAAGTGCGAGGTCGAGAAAATTGATGAAATGAATTTCAGAATCATCCTTACACAAGGGCTAAACAGGCAGATCCGTAGAATGTGTGAATATCTCGGATATGAAGTGAAAAAGCTGAAAAGAATCCGTATCATGAATATTAAACTTGATCTTCCCATCGGTAAATGGAGAGACCTTACGGAAGAAGAACTGAATACTTTAAACAGTCTTCTTACAGACTCCAGTAAAACATTCGATTAA
- a CDS encoding FtsX-like permease family protein, with protein MAKSVDEFNKKRLRSSNITVVISIALVLFLLGLMGLILINAQKYSDYIKEQLVVNAYFDENYDAKDSVKIAKLEEETFKKIQTLAPVKKATYISRSMAAKEAKKSMGIDSDALFEENIFPSSIEVALKPEYVDPTKIDEAIKVIKSVPGIIDVKNDSTLMVDVYNNLSRILKWILGFSILFLVLAVVLINNSIRLKIFSKRFIIKTMQLVGAKRRFILKPFIIEAVVLGAIGSVIGLLALFGVWYYFTNQIGSAFVQDNQQYVWLVLLVLGVGIFITVLSTIIATWRFLKSNVDDLYYS; from the coding sequence ATGGCTAAATCTGTAGATGAGTTTAATAAGAAAAGGCTTCGGTCCAGCAATATTACAGTAGTGATAAGTATTGCCTTAGTGTTATTTTTGTTAGGGTTAATGGGGCTTATTTTAATCAATGCCCAAAAGTATTCTGACTATATCAAAGAGCAGTTGGTGGTGAACGCCTACTTTGATGAAAATTATGACGCTAAAGATTCTGTAAAAATTGCAAAACTAGAGGAAGAAACTTTTAAAAAGATCCAGACGTTAGCTCCTGTAAAAAAAGCAACCTATATTTCAAGAAGTATGGCTGCCAAGGAAGCCAAGAAAAGTATGGGAATCGATAGCGATGCGTTATTTGAAGAAAATATTTTCCCTTCGTCCATCGAAGTTGCTTTGAAACCGGAATATGTTGACCCGACCAAAATTGATGAAGCAATCAAAGTCATCAAGTCCGTTCCGGGAATTATTGATGTGAAGAATGACAGCACGCTGATGGTAGACGTTTACAATAACCTGAGCAGGATCTTAAAATGGATCTTAGGGTTTTCTATCCTGTTTTTAGTATTGGCTGTCGTATTGATTAATAATTCAATCCGTCTGAAAATATTCTCCAAGAGATTTATTATTAAAACAATGCAGCTTGTGGGAGCAAAAAGAAGATTTATTCTTAAACCTTTCATTATCGAAGCCGTTGTTTTAGGAGCAATTGGATCAGTAATAGGTCTTTTGGCATTATTCGGTGTTTGGTATTACTTTACAAATCAGATCGGATCTGCATTTGTACAGGATAACCAGCAATATGTTTGGTTGGTGCTGCTGGTACTGGGCGTAGGTATTTTTATTACCGTCCTAAGTACTATCATTGCAACATGGAGATTCTTAAAATCAAACGTTGACGATTTATATTACTCTTAA